A genomic stretch from Sphingobacterium sp. ML3W includes:
- a CDS encoding DUF5686 family protein, producing MVFKVCVKSFSIGFLSVLLFLLIGGEAIAQEFIRGKVVDAQTGKGISRVSINWVGEDGGGVSDTLGYFKILDKKQYKQLVFGGVAYERRTVDVRRGRDSVMTVRLTAKDNTLDMVVINRKNKKPKDPAIALIEQVIAHRSQNHYSRIPEIRFDEYEKTQFGFVNPEDKAKKFPKPFRFLFENIDSAVFRGVTIAPFYLEENYANVYSSYDPNRSKKIVISHNQTELNPRFFNNDNWQTRFQTILRDVDLYDNTIQVTNKGILSPIATGATAFYKYRIQDTIQIAGKDYIELHFEGKSKIDLLFYGVLLISDDTRYAVHQATLNIGKTANINWINDVQIDLGYSEFKNGSMLPVHTDLKMLFGGSKSDVLYGRRETRYLGHRTDSISNENFVGVPVEKKYLLQSATKVPIVQVRPTPLSKAELGAYQKVDSVQNMRSFNQLVALGYLLAKGYYNAGKVEFGPLEYLYSRNNYEGNRIRLSGRTTRLFSEKAFIEGYTAYGDKDKEIKYYLSTAFTLNGERIVQFPANYLRFTVQHDVMEPGRNLGFLKGDGFFRSFGKNRPNKWQFNDIYRLDHLIEFGNHVSIGTAFTHTRRQPRGDLFYVNSLPSPDTIRRVNTNDLQVILRWAPNEEFTYHNLDRGTVENKYPIFTLQYNKGLKGFWGADYSYDALRFSVFKRLFLSPAGQADLQFSGGRIWGKHLPYTLLELPEVTRDKSGPLVNFDLMATSEFASDQFLKLTYYHNWNGFFFNRIPLFKRLKWREVTGFKAFYGKLSDVNNPFVTPENIQFEADKDGIIQTKAVRDKPYVEGLVGVDNIFKLLRLEYKKRLSYKGGEGVPSDTFTASIHFNF from the coding sequence ATGGTGTTTAAAGTGTGTGTTAAATCTTTTTCAATAGGCTTTTTGAGTGTGTTGCTATTCCTACTGATAGGAGGAGAAGCAATTGCGCAAGAATTTATCCGTGGAAAGGTTGTTGATGCACAGACAGGGAAGGGGATTAGTCGCGTCTCCATCAACTGGGTTGGGGAGGATGGCGGCGGCGTTAGCGATACACTCGGCTATTTTAAAATTCTGGATAAAAAGCAATATAAGCAATTGGTATTTGGGGGGGTGGCTTATGAACGAAGGACAGTTGATGTACGTCGTGGACGTGATTCTGTAATGACTGTTCGGTTGACAGCGAAAGATAATACCTTGGATATGGTTGTTATTAATCGAAAAAATAAGAAGCCGAAGGATCCTGCGATTGCTTTGATAGAGCAGGTAATTGCCCATCGCTCACAAAATCATTATAGCCGTATTCCTGAAATTCGTTTTGACGAATATGAGAAGACGCAATTTGGGTTTGTGAACCCAGAAGATAAAGCAAAAAAATTTCCGAAACCATTTCGGTTTCTTTTTGAGAATATAGATTCAGCTGTATTTAGGGGAGTAACGATTGCACCATTCTATTTGGAGGAAAATTATGCGAATGTTTATTCTTCATATGATCCTAACCGAAGCAAGAAGATCGTCATCAGCCATAATCAAACCGAACTAAATCCCCGTTTTTTTAATAATGACAATTGGCAGACCCGTTTTCAAACAATACTTCGTGATGTCGATCTCTACGACAATACCATACAGGTTACGAATAAGGGTATATTGAGTCCAATAGCCACAGGCGCAACAGCCTTTTACAAATATCGTATACAGGATACCATTCAAATAGCGGGTAAAGACTATATCGAACTTCATTTTGAGGGTAAGTCTAAGATTGATTTATTGTTCTATGGTGTACTTTTGATATCAGATGATACGCGTTACGCTGTTCATCAGGCGACACTGAATATTGGAAAGACTGCAAATATCAACTGGATCAATGACGTACAGATTGATCTGGGATACAGCGAATTTAAAAATGGTAGTATGCTTCCGGTACATACTGATTTAAAAATGTTGTTTGGAGGAAGTAAATCGGACGTTTTATATGGGCGACGGGAAACGCGGTATCTGGGGCATCGGACAGATTCAATCTCAAATGAGAATTTTGTTGGTGTCCCTGTTGAAAAAAAGTACCTGCTGCAGTCTGCAACAAAAGTCCCAATAGTTCAAGTCAGACCAACACCATTAAGCAAGGCAGAATTGGGAGCCTATCAAAAAGTTGACTCCGTTCAAAACATGCGATCTTTCAATCAGTTAGTTGCATTAGGCTATCTATTGGCTAAGGGATATTATAATGCGGGGAAGGTTGAGTTCGGACCATTAGAGTATCTCTATAGTCGTAATAACTATGAAGGCAATCGTATTCGATTGAGTGGTCGGACAACGCGTTTATTTTCCGAGAAAGCATTTATAGAGGGTTATACCGCCTATGGAGATAAAGACAAGGAAATAAAATATTATCTGAGTACAGCATTCACATTAAATGGAGAACGTATTGTTCAATTCCCAGCGAACTACCTGCGTTTTACCGTCCAGCACGATGTCATGGAGCCGGGACGCAATTTAGGTTTTCTAAAAGGTGACGGATTTTTCAGGTCCTTCGGAAAGAATAGGCCGAATAAATGGCAATTCAATGATATCTATCGCCTTGATCATCTGATCGAATTTGGTAACCATGTGAGTATTGGAACAGCATTTACACATACCCGTAGACAGCCTAGGGGCGATTTATTTTATGTCAATAGTTTACCTAGTCCAGACACTATCCGTCGCGTAAATACCAACGATCTACAAGTCATCTTGCGCTGGGCTCCAAATGAAGAGTTTACTTATCATAATCTAGATCGTGGGACAGTAGAGAACAAATATCCAATTTTTACACTTCAATATAACAAGGGCTTGAAAGGCTTTTGGGGAGCAGATTATAGTTATGATGCTTTGCGATTTAGTGTGTTCAAGAGATTATTTTTATCTCCGGCTGGTCAGGCCGATCTTCAGTTTTCAGGTGGAAGGATCTGGGGGAAACATTTGCCATACACCCTATTAGAGCTTCCTGAGGTCACTAGAGATAAATCGGGGCCTTTGGTAAATTTTGACTTGATGGCCACTTCGGAATTTGCATCGGATCAGTTTTTAAAATTGACCTATTATCACAACTGGAACGGTTTTTTCTTCAATAGAATCCCTTTATTTAAAAGACTGAAATGGCGTGAAGTTACTGGCTTCAAGGCTTTCTATGGAAAATTAAGCGATGTGAATAATCCGTTTGTTACCCCTGAAAATATTCAATTTGAAGCGGATAAAGATGGTATCATTCAAACTAAAGCGGTCCGCGATAAACCTTATGTTGAAGGTTTGGTAGGCGTGGATAATATATTTAAATTACTTAGATTAGAGTATAAAAAGAGATTGAGCTACAAAGGTGGAGAAGGCGTTCCTTCAGATACCTTCACGGCATCCATACATTTTAATTTTTAG
- a CDS encoding enoyl-CoA hydratase-related protein → MIQYSNLKYEVKDSIGYVIIDRESQMNALNQETLDELQDIFKNFNADNNVRGIILTGAGHKAFVAGADIKEFTDLTVVQARWLSERGHIIFTDLIEAAPKPVIAAINGYALGGGLEMALACHIRIASENAKMGLPEVSLGLIPGYGGTQRLPALIGKGRAMQMILTGDMIDAQKAYEMGMVNEVVPQEKLIARAEEILQKIFTRSRVAVANAIDAINAAGDKKRDGSKVEMDAFGHLFGTDDFKEGVSAFLEKRSPKFPL, encoded by the coding sequence ATGATCCAATATTCGAACTTAAAATATGAGGTTAAAGATAGCATTGGCTATGTAATAATCGATCGCGAGTCTCAAATGAACGCACTGAATCAAGAAACACTTGATGAACTGCAGGACATTTTCAAGAACTTTAATGCAGATAATAATGTGCGGGGTATTATATTGACCGGTGCAGGGCATAAAGCATTTGTTGCCGGTGCGGATATCAAGGAGTTTACCGACCTGACTGTCGTTCAAGCACGTTGGTTGAGCGAGCGCGGCCATATCATATTTACAGATCTTATTGAGGCAGCTCCAAAACCCGTTATAGCCGCTATTAATGGTTATGCGTTAGGGGGGGGGCTTGAGATGGCATTAGCCTGTCATATACGTATCGCTTCTGAAAATGCAAAAATGGGACTCCCGGAGGTTTCACTGGGATTAATACCGGGTTACGGAGGTACGCAGCGCCTGCCCGCATTAATAGGAAAGGGGCGAGCGATGCAGATGATCTTGACCGGCGATATGATTGATGCGCAAAAAGCTTACGAAATGGGCATGGTTAACGAGGTCGTTCCGCAGGAAAAGCTAATCGCTAGAGCAGAGGAGATCCTTCAAAAAATATTTACGCGGTCACGTGTTGCGGTTGCCAATGCCATAGATGCCATCAATGCCGCCGGAGATAAAAAGCGGGATGGTAGTAAGGTGGAGATGGATGCATTTGGTCATTTATTCGGAACGGATGACTTCAAAGAAGGAGTTTCCGCTTTTCTTGAAAAAAGATCACCCAAATTTCCACTGTAA
- a CDS encoding sugar porter family MFS transporter, translated as MQKTATTYLLLITFVAAIGGFLFGYDWVVIGGAKPFYEAYFHLESDPALQGWAMSSAIVGSFIGVLLSGGLADRFGRKPLIYTAAILFIISAVGTGMAADLNIFIIYRVLGGIGIGVASNLAPMYIAEIAPAESRGKFVSINQLTIVLGILAAQIVNWLIAKPVLPDEVIAATWNGQQGWRWMFWAGAIPAVIFLLLLFLIPESPRWLYNKGKHEEARRIFLRMGGDYYANENMASIDAANKNHDNLKKRNLFKGKLLQLLLLGSFIAVFQQWCGINVIFNYAQEIFTAAGYTVSGMLFNIIITGVINVIFTFVGMYMVDRVGRRALMLFGAAGLFGIYAALGACYYFNCSGIFVLLLVLAGIAVYAMTLAPVTWVIIAEIFPTAVRAQAMAIATSLLWIACFVLTYTFPMLNQSLGAAGTFWLYGIVCLIGYVFLWGQLKETKGKSLEEIEQEWSDEAITP; from the coding sequence ATGCAAAAGACCGCGACGACGTATTTGCTGTTAATCACTTTTGTGGCCGCTATTGGTGGGTTTCTTTTTGGCTACGATTGGGTTGTCATTGGCGGGGCAAAACCTTTCTATGAGGCATATTTTCATTTGGAATCTGACCCAGCGCTTCAAGGTTGGGCGATGTCGTCAGCGATTGTAGGCAGCTTTATCGGCGTATTACTTTCAGGAGGTTTGGCAGATCGTTTTGGCCGCAAACCATTGATCTATACCGCCGCAATTCTATTTATTATCTCTGCAGTAGGAACGGGTATGGCTGCTGACCTTAACATCTTCATTATCTATCGAGTGCTAGGGGGGATTGGTATAGGTGTAGCTTCCAATTTGGCGCCGATGTATATTGCTGAGATAGCTCCTGCGGAGAGCCGTGGAAAATTTGTTTCGATCAACCAACTGACAATTGTATTGGGTATACTCGCCGCGCAAATTGTCAATTGGCTGATTGCAAAACCTGTGTTGCCTGACGAGGTTATTGCTGCAACATGGAATGGACAGCAGGGCTGGCGATGGATGTTTTGGGCCGGAGCGATTCCGGCAGTTATTTTTTTACTGTTGCTTTTCCTAATCCCGGAAAGCCCCAGATGGCTATACAATAAAGGAAAACATGAAGAGGCCAGACGTATCTTTTTGCGGATGGGTGGTGATTATTATGCTAACGAAAACATGGCTTCCATTGATGCCGCCAATAAAAACCATGATAACCTAAAGAAAAGGAACCTATTTAAGGGGAAATTATTGCAGTTGTTGCTACTCGGAAGTTTTATCGCAGTCTTTCAACAATGGTGTGGTATCAACGTGATCTTTAATTATGCGCAAGAGATTTTTACAGCTGCGGGATACACGGTTTCGGGGATGCTCTTCAATATTATTATAACCGGTGTGATCAATGTCATATTTACCTTCGTAGGCATGTATATGGTCGATAGGGTTGGACGCCGCGCATTAATGTTGTTCGGTGCTGCAGGACTTTTTGGTATTTATGCGGCTTTAGGTGCTTGCTACTATTTCAATTGCAGCGGCATCTTTGTACTTCTTCTGGTATTAGCTGGAATTGCGGTTTATGCGATGACATTGGCGCCAGTGACCTGGGTTATCATTGCTGAAATTTTCCCTACGGCGGTTAGAGCCCAAGCTATGGCTATAGCTACCTCGCTGTTATGGATAGCATGTTTCGTACTTACCTATACCTTTCCGATGTTGAATCAAAGCTTGGGCGCAGCGGGCACATTTTGGCTGTATGGAATAGTCTGCTTGATTGGCTATGTCTTTTTGTGGGGG
- a CDS encoding AraC family transcriptional regulator → MIRDTDVIAEGFKGEKAIVLPYSVCNYQAQNNITSKLHITHIGYYPTAKKHYRDRQEGCTEYILIYCEKGRGWIKQDEMLYNLSRNDLYIIPKNTTHSYGSKTNDPWSIYWIHFQGTEASLFENIIGQIIHINDTDSNKHTDRFQLFESIYQNLEMGYSPENLEYTSFCLQYFLASIKYSTQYEENNRVKVDNIIQDIIMFMKDNLENNISLDEISTHFNYSKSHLINLFKQKTSYPPMVYYNQLRMQRACSYLQFTLLKIKEIAFKLNFYDPFHFSKAFTKEMKMSPQDYRKKYQK, encoded by the coding sequence ATGATTCGAGACACAGATGTAATTGCAGAAGGATTCAAAGGAGAGAAGGCTATTGTGCTTCCTTATTCTGTGTGCAACTATCAAGCACAGAATAATATCACTTCAAAATTGCATATCACACATATCGGCTACTATCCGACTGCAAAAAAGCATTATCGCGATCGGCAGGAAGGCTGTACAGAATATATTTTGATCTATTGTGAGAAAGGCCGCGGTTGGATCAAACAAGACGAAATGCTATATAATCTCTCTAGGAACGACCTTTATATCATTCCCAAAAACACAACACACTCTTATGGATCCAAGACCAATGATCCCTGGAGTATTTATTGGATTCACTTTCAAGGCACTGAGGCTTCCCTTTTTGAAAACATAATCGGGCAGATCATTCATATCAATGATACGGACTCAAATAAACATACTGATCGTTTTCAGCTGTTCGAAAGTATCTACCAAAACTTGGAAATGGGCTATAGTCCAGAGAATTTAGAATACACGAGCTTCTGCCTTCAATATTTTTTGGCCTCTATCAAATATTCCACTCAATACGAGGAAAACAATCGAGTTAAGGTAGATAATATCATTCAGGATATCATCATGTTTATGAAGGACAATCTAGAAAATAACATTAGTTTAGATGAAATTTCAACTCATTTCAATTATTCAAAGTCGCACTTGATTAACCTCTTCAAGCAGAAAACATCCTATCCACCCATGGTGTACTACAATCAATTACGCATGCAAAGAGCCTGTTCGTATTTACAATTTACGTTACTGAAAATTAAAGAGATCGCTTTCAAATTGAATTTCTATGATCCATTTCATTTTTCAAAAGCTTTTACCAAAGAAATGAAGATGTCCCCACAAGATTACCGGAAAAAGTATCAGAAATAG